One window from the genome of Andrena cerasifolii isolate SP2316 chromosome 3, iyAndCera1_principal, whole genome shotgun sequence encodes:
- the Slo2 gene encoding slowpoke 2 isoform X4 — protein MGARAWDYEALPELQTTTAVTPSSTPPPNAQQKVHSPRVYFQAENLASTRRRSSSRLLAPQSSCRRRSRSMSAWSDLSRSSFKLDERVRVEYYVNENTFKERLQLYFIKNQRSSLRIRLANLFFKLLTCFLYIFRVITDTDPTYAACYSCTPGNKTEFLASQNLTEEEFQEHPTINWDAILWVRRPLELWVVQVILAIVSLTEAMLLAYLGYKGNVWQQLLSFHFILELVNTIPFTITLLYPPMRNLFIPVFLNCWLAKHSLENMFNDLHRAMQRSQSALSQQLMILSATLLCLIFTSVCGIQHFQRAGHRHLNLFQSTYYVVVTFSTVGYGDFVPDIWPSQLYMVIMICVALIVLPTQLEQLAFTWMERQKLGGSYSSHRAQSEKHVVVCSTTLQADTIMDFLNEFYAHPLLQDYYVVLLSPMELDTTMRMILQVPIWAQRVIYIQGSCLKDNDLTRARMNEAEACFVLAARNYADKTAADEHTILRSWAVKDFAPNVPQYVQIFRPENKLHVKFAEHVVCEDEFKYALLANNCTCPGASTLVTLLLHTSRGQEGQQSQEEWHRLYGKCSGNEIYHIILGDSRFFGEYEGKSFTYASFHSHRKYGVALVAVRPAELPEFYEDTILLNPGPRHIMKKTDTCYYMSITKEENSAFVVANNQTGTAVEGTQVVVETKTDGTGNATGGPNANANTAAAANNTAALNSGMVACTATTTTTISTSYTIAGGDGNGTANKPGADEHRRYSNSCNNMLNETACGRQETTCTGPRGQEVHGTQAHRAPQVILQVLPSTPTPLEHHNMLASDVHPTYLDPGGFGDSRQCLKDGGSTPQTPITGNHLDVPRSIEPNPNLLSPEILTQRRGSRRPSILPVPDMLTSSTLHLPGQESLDHEGDESEDEMDDDVPWRSPSEKIAIVKGFPPVSPFIGVSPTLCYLLKEKKPLCCLQLAQVCQHCSYRNAKEYNWQNKTIILAADYASNGIYNFIIPLRAHFRSKTSLNPIILLLERKPEIAFLDAVSYFPLVYWMRGSIDCLDDLLRAGITLAENVVVVNKELSNSAEEDTLADCNTIVAVQTMFKFFPSIKSITELSQSSNMRFMQFRAHDKYALHLSKMEKREKERGSHISYMFRLPFAAGSVFSASMLDTLLYQAFVKDYMITFVRLLLGVDQAPGSGFLTSMKITKDDMWIRTYGRLYQKLCSTTCEIPIGIYRTQDTTVSDTSHGDSDAESDAGVGVTYKVRHSAAASCLANCATRDKGASAYSVSLGDEARDNHAQQIERAEIANLVRSRMESLNLPVADYDDVSEKRNSLSYVIINPSCDLKLEEGDIVYLVRPSPFSAQKTFERHNSRRKSNISFCSAQLVSQMSAAVASAGGAGSRRGSGISLARAPPLGNTKSNSLSLPDSPTVAGTVRGRSNSLRVGDDFLLRRSNSLRQGLTTGRRKSSLEDIGLGALSHPSNHNPIKIALNGSIGLEVTPPEEGSHAGIASNTGILDVGLPSMPEFTRALSSNLGRGLGGSLGGLHDSPNMPFPMGSPSQFPQTQGGAQDPQHIQGTIV, from the exons AGTTCGTGTGGAATATTACGTGAACGAGAACACGTTCAAGGAGAGACTTCAGCTGTACTTCATCAAGAACCAACGTTCGA GTCTGAGGATACGATTGGccaatttgttttttaagctgCTAACATGCTTCTTATACATATTCAGGGTCATCACCGACACGGATCCAACTTACGCGGCATG TTACAGTTGCACGCCCGGCAACAAAACCGAGTTCCTCGCGTCCCAGAACCTTACGGAGGAAGAATTTCAGGAGCATCCGACCATCAACTGGGACGCGATTTTATGGGTGAGGAGGCCCTTGGAATTGTGGGTCGTCCAGGTTATCCTGGCGATAGTCTCCCTCACGGAAGCCATGCTGCTCGCCTATTTGGGTTACAAG GGAAACGTCTGGCAGCAGCttctctctttccacttcatcctGGAGCTCGTCAACACTATACCATTCACGATCACG TTACTTTATCCACCAATGAGAAACCTATTCATTCCGGTGTTCCTAAATTGCTGGTTGGCAAAGCATTCCTTGGAAAATATGTTC AACGATTTACACAGAGCCATGCAGAGGTCCCAGTCAGCTTTGAGTCAGCAACTGATGATCCTTAGCGCTACGTTACTGTGCCTTATCTTTACTAG CGTATGCGGGATCCAACACTTCCAGAGGGCAGGGCACAGGCATTTGAATCTGTTTCAAAGTACATACTACGTTGTGGTGACGTTTTCTACGGTCGGTTACGGGGACTTTGTACCTGACATTTGGCCCTCGCAGCTCTACATGGTCATCATGATCTGCGTCGCTCTTATAGTTCTACCTACACAG TTGGAGCAGTTGGCTTTCACGTGGATGGAGAGGCAGAAGTTGGGTGGCTCGTACTCGTCGCACAGAGCGCAGAGCGAGAAGCACGTGGTGGTCTGCAGCACAACGCTGCAAGCTGACACTATCATGGATTTCCTCAACGAGTTTTATGCGCATCCGTTGCTACAG GACTATTACGTGGTACTGTTGTCGCCGATGGAGCTGGATACCACGATGAGGATGATCCTGCAGGTGCCCATCTGGGCGCAGAGGGTAATCTACATTCAAGGATCCTGCCTGAAGGACAACGATCTTACCAGGGCTAGGATGAACGAAGCAGAAGCCTGCTTCGTGCTCGCTGCGAGGAATTACGCCGACAAAACCGCTGCTGACGAACACACGATACTCAG GTCGTGGGCGGTGAAAGACTTCGCGCCGAATGTTCCTCAGTACGTTCAAATCTTCCGTCCGGAGAACAAGCTTCACGTGAAGTTCGCGGAGCACGTGGTGTGCGAAGACGAGTTCAAGTACGCCCTTTTAGCGAACAACTGCACCTGCCCAGGCGCCTCCACCCTGGTCACCCTTCTGCTGCACACCTCCAGAGGACA AGAAGGCCAGCAATCACAGGAGGAATGGCACAGGCTCTACGGCAAATGTTCCGGGAACGAGATTTACCACATTATTCTCGGTGATTCGCGGTTCTTCGGCGAGTACGAGGGGAAGTCCTTCACGTACGCGTCCTTCCACAGCCATCGAAAATACGGGGTGGCGCTGGTCGCGGTCAGGCCGGCCGAACTTCCAGAGTTCTACGAGGACACCATCCTCCTCAACCCTG GCCCCCGTCACATAATGAAGAAGACGGACACCTGCTACTACATGAGCATCACGAAAGAAGAGAACTCCGCGTTCGTGGTGGCGAACAACCAAACTGGAACGGCCGTGGAGGGGACGCAGGTGGTGGTCGAGACCAAGACAGACGGGACGGGGAACGCGACCGGTGGTCCAAACGCCAACGCCAacaccgccgccgccgccaaCAACACCGCGGCGCTGAACTCCGGGATGGTGGCGTGCACCGCGACGACCACCACCACGATCTCGACCAGCTACACGATCGCCGGCGGTGATGGGAACGGTACAGCAAACAAGCCCGGTGCCGACGAGCACCGTCGCTATTCCAACAGTTGTAACAATATGCTGAACGAAACAGCTTGCGGCAGGCAGGAGACGACCTGTACGGGGCCCCGTGGACAGGAGGTGCACGGCACACAGGCACACAGGGCCCCACAGGTCATTTTGCAGGTCCTCCCTAGCACGCCCACACCACTCGAACACCACAACATGCTCGCATCCGATGTCCACC CAACGTACCTTGATCCAGGGGGATTCGGAGATTCGCGGCAATGTTTGAAAGACGGAGGATCTACGCCACAGACGCCGATCACTGGGAACCACTTGGACGTTCCACGATCAATCGAACCGAATCCGAATCTTCTCAGTCCCGAGATTCTTACACAGAGGAGAG GGAGCAGAAGGCCAAGCATCCTACCTGTGCCAGACATGCTGACGAGCTCCACCCTGCATCTTCCTGGTCAGGAGTCCTTAGACCACGAAGGTGACGAGTCCGAGGATGAAATGGACGACGACGTTCCATGGAGATCGCCCAGCGAAAAGATCGC GATCGTCAAAGGATTTCCACCTGTTTCGCCCTTTATAGGCGTATCCCCGACGTTGTGTTACCTGCTTAAAGAGAAGAAACCTCTCTGCTGCCTGCAACTGGCACAG GTCTGCCAGCACTGCAGCTACAGGAATGCGAAAGAGTACAATTGGCAGAACAAGACCATAATACTGGCTGCTGATTACGCCAGCAATGGGATTTACAACTTCATCATTCCCTTAAGGGCGCACTTCAG ATCAAAAACATCGCTGAATCCAATCATTCTTCTGCTGGAACGGAAGCCGGAAATTGCATTCCTTGACGCGGTGTCTTATTTCCCTCTGGTATATTGGATGCGAGGGTCCATCGACTGTCTGGACGATCTCCTTCGCGCTGGTATCACACTGGCGGAGAATGTGGTGGTCGTGAACAAGGAACTTAGTAATTCCGCGGAGGAGGACACCTTGGCCGACTGCAACACGATCGTCGCGGTGCAGACCATGTTCAA ATTCTTCCCTAGCATAAAGAGCATAACGGAGCTGTCGCAGTCGAGCAACATGCGTTTCATGCAGTTCAGGGCGCACGACAAGTATGCCCTACACCTCAGCAAAATGGAAAAG AGAGAGAAGGAGCGGGGCTCCCACATATCGTACATGTTCCGGTTGCCGTTCGCTGCTGGCAGTGTCTTCAGCGCCTCCATGCTGGACACTCTTCTCTATCAGGCTTTCGTGAAGGACTATATGATAACGTTCGTGAGACTGTTGCTGGGCGTGGATCAGGCGCCAGGCTCCGGTTTCCTGACATCG ATGAAGATAACGAAGGACGACATGTGGATCAGGACCTACGGCAGGCTGTACCAGAAACTCTGCTCGACCACCTGCGAGATCCCTATAGGAATATACAGGACGCAGGACACCACCGTGTCGGACACGTCCCAC GGCGACTCAGACGCGGAGAGCGACGCCGGCGTCGGCGTGACGTACAAGGTGCGTCATTCGGCGGCAGCATCGTGCCTTGCGAATTGCGCCACCCGCGACAAGGGTGCATCAGCT TACTCGGTGAGTCTCGGGGACGAGGCCCGCGACAACCACGCGCAGCAGATCGAGAGGGCCGAGATCGCGAACCTGGTCCGCTCGCGGATGGAGTCGCTGAATCTGCCGGTGGCCGACTACGACGACGTCTCCGAGAAGAGGAACAGCCTATCCTACGTGATCATCAACCCCAGCTGCGACCTGAAGCTCGAGGAGGGCGACATAGTGTACCTGGTGCGGCCGAGCCCGTTCTCAGCCCAGAAGACCTTCGAGCGGCACAATTCGCGGCGCAAGAGCAACATCAGCTTCTGCTCGGCCCAGCTGGTGTCGCAGATGAGCGCGGCGGTGGCCTCGGCGGGCGGAGCAGGCAGCCGTCGGGGCTCAGGGATCAGTCTGGCCAGGGCACCCCCGTTGGGCAACACCAAATCCAACTCCCTCTCGTTGCCGGACAGCCCCACGGTGGCTGGCACTGTACGCGGCCGCTCCAACTCCCTCCGCGTGGGCGACGATTTCCTGCTGAGGCGCAGCAACTCGCTCAGGCAAGGCCTGACAACAGGCAGGAGGAAGAGCAGCCTGGAGGACATCGGGCTGGGCGCTCTGTCGCATCCCTCGAATCACAATCCGATCAAGATCGCGCTGAACGGCTCGATCGGCCTGGAGGTGACGCCGCCGGAGGAGGGCTCGCACGCCGGCATCGCCAGCAACACGGGTATCCTGGACGTCGGCCTGCCTTCCATGCCAGAGTTCACCCGCGCCCTGAGCTCGAACCTAGGCCGCGGCTTGGGAGGCTCACTGGGCGGCCTCCACGACTCGCCGAACATGCCGTTCCCCATGGGTTCGCCGTCACAGTTCCCCCAGACCCAGGGCGGCGCGCAGGATCCTCAGCACATACAAGGGACGATCGTATGA
- the Slo2 gene encoding slowpoke 2 isoform X5 encodes MNEPDPCLPLILPPRYRLRDLILGDYAFNDDGERVRVEYYVNENTFKERLQLYFIKNQRSSLRIRLANLFFKLLTCFLYIFRVITDTDPTYAACYSCTPGNKTEFLASQNLTEEEFQEHPTINWDAILWVRRPLELWVVQVILAIVSLTEAMLLAYLGYKGNVWQQLLSFHFILELVNTIPFTITLLYPPMRNLFIPVFLNCWLAKHSLENMFNDLHRAMQRSQSALSQQLMILSATLLCLIFTSVCGIQHFQRAGHRHLNLFQSTYYVVVTFSTVGYGDFVPDIWPSQLYMVIMICVALIVLPTQLEQLAFTWMERQKLGGSYSSHRAQSEKHVVVCSTTLQADTIMDFLNEFYAHPLLQDYYVVLLSPMELDTTMRMILQVPIWAQRVIYIQGSCLKDNDLTRARMNEAEACFVLAARNYADKTAADEHTILRSWAVKDFAPNVPQYVQIFRPENKLHVKFAEHVVCEDEFKYALLANNCTCPGASTLVTLLLHTSRGQEGQQSQEEWHRLYGKCSGNEIYHIILGDSRFFGEYEGKSFTYASFHSHRKYGVALVAVRPAELPEFYEDTILLNPGPRHIMKKTDTCYYMSITKEENSAFVVANNQTGTAVEGTQVVVETKTDGTGNATGGPNANANTAAAANNTAALNSGMVACTATTTTTISTSYTIAGGDGNGTANKPGADEHRRYSNSCNNMLNETACGRQETTCTGPRGQEVHGTQAHRAPQVILQVLPSTPTPLEHHNMLASDVHPTYLDPGGFGDSRQCLKDGGSTPQTPITGNHLDVPRSIEPNPNLLSPEILTQRRGSRRPSILPVPDMLTSSTLHLPGQESLDHEGDESEDEMDDDVPWRSPSEKIAIVKGFPPVSPFIGVSPTLCYLLKEKKPLCCLQLAQVCQHCSYRNAKEYNWQNKTIILAADYASNGIYNFIIPLRAHFRSKTSLNPIILLLERKPEIAFLDAVSYFPLVYWMRGSIDCLDDLLRAGITLAENVVVVNKELSNSAEEDTLADCNTIVAVQTMFKFFPSIKSITELSQSSNMRFMQFRAHDKYALHLSKMEKREKERGSHISYMFRLPFAAGSVFSASMLDTLLYQAFVKDYMITFVRLLLGVDQAPGSGFLTSMKITKDDMWIRTYGRLYQKLCSTTCEIPIGIYRTQDTTVSDTSHGDSDAESDAGVGVTYKVRHSAAASCLANCATRDKGASAYSVSLGDEARDNHAQQIERAEIANLVRSRMESLNLPVADYDDVSEKRNSLSYVIINPSCDLKLEEGDIVYLVRPSPFSAQKTFERHNSRRKSNISFCSAQLVSQMSAAVASAGGAGSRRGSGISLARAPPLGNTKSNSLSLPDSPTVAGTVRGRSNSLRVGDDFLLRRSNSLRQGLTTGRRKSSLEDIGLGALSHPSNHNPIKIALNGSIGLEVTPPEEGSHAGIASNTGILDVGLPSMPEFTRALSSNLGRGLGGSLGGLHDSPNMPFPMGSPSQFPQTQGGAQDPQHIQGTIV; translated from the exons AGTTCGTGTGGAATATTACGTGAACGAGAACACGTTCAAGGAGAGACTTCAGCTGTACTTCATCAAGAACCAACGTTCGA GTCTGAGGATACGATTGGccaatttgttttttaagctgCTAACATGCTTCTTATACATATTCAGGGTCATCACCGACACGGATCCAACTTACGCGGCATG TTACAGTTGCACGCCCGGCAACAAAACCGAGTTCCTCGCGTCCCAGAACCTTACGGAGGAAGAATTTCAGGAGCATCCGACCATCAACTGGGACGCGATTTTATGGGTGAGGAGGCCCTTGGAATTGTGGGTCGTCCAGGTTATCCTGGCGATAGTCTCCCTCACGGAAGCCATGCTGCTCGCCTATTTGGGTTACAAG GGAAACGTCTGGCAGCAGCttctctctttccacttcatcctGGAGCTCGTCAACACTATACCATTCACGATCACG TTACTTTATCCACCAATGAGAAACCTATTCATTCCGGTGTTCCTAAATTGCTGGTTGGCAAAGCATTCCTTGGAAAATATGTTC AACGATTTACACAGAGCCATGCAGAGGTCCCAGTCAGCTTTGAGTCAGCAACTGATGATCCTTAGCGCTACGTTACTGTGCCTTATCTTTACTAG CGTATGCGGGATCCAACACTTCCAGAGGGCAGGGCACAGGCATTTGAATCTGTTTCAAAGTACATACTACGTTGTGGTGACGTTTTCTACGGTCGGTTACGGGGACTTTGTACCTGACATTTGGCCCTCGCAGCTCTACATGGTCATCATGATCTGCGTCGCTCTTATAGTTCTACCTACACAG TTGGAGCAGTTGGCTTTCACGTGGATGGAGAGGCAGAAGTTGGGTGGCTCGTACTCGTCGCACAGAGCGCAGAGCGAGAAGCACGTGGTGGTCTGCAGCACAACGCTGCAAGCTGACACTATCATGGATTTCCTCAACGAGTTTTATGCGCATCCGTTGCTACAG GACTATTACGTGGTACTGTTGTCGCCGATGGAGCTGGATACCACGATGAGGATGATCCTGCAGGTGCCCATCTGGGCGCAGAGGGTAATCTACATTCAAGGATCCTGCCTGAAGGACAACGATCTTACCAGGGCTAGGATGAACGAAGCAGAAGCCTGCTTCGTGCTCGCTGCGAGGAATTACGCCGACAAAACCGCTGCTGACGAACACACGATACTCAG GTCGTGGGCGGTGAAAGACTTCGCGCCGAATGTTCCTCAGTACGTTCAAATCTTCCGTCCGGAGAACAAGCTTCACGTGAAGTTCGCGGAGCACGTGGTGTGCGAAGACGAGTTCAAGTACGCCCTTTTAGCGAACAACTGCACCTGCCCAGGCGCCTCCACCCTGGTCACCCTTCTGCTGCACACCTCCAGAGGACA AGAAGGCCAGCAATCACAGGAGGAATGGCACAGGCTCTACGGCAAATGTTCCGGGAACGAGATTTACCACATTATTCTCGGTGATTCGCGGTTCTTCGGCGAGTACGAGGGGAAGTCCTTCACGTACGCGTCCTTCCACAGCCATCGAAAATACGGGGTGGCGCTGGTCGCGGTCAGGCCGGCCGAACTTCCAGAGTTCTACGAGGACACCATCCTCCTCAACCCTG GCCCCCGTCACATAATGAAGAAGACGGACACCTGCTACTACATGAGCATCACGAAAGAAGAGAACTCCGCGTTCGTGGTGGCGAACAACCAAACTGGAACGGCCGTGGAGGGGACGCAGGTGGTGGTCGAGACCAAGACAGACGGGACGGGGAACGCGACCGGTGGTCCAAACGCCAACGCCAacaccgccgccgccgccaaCAACACCGCGGCGCTGAACTCCGGGATGGTGGCGTGCACCGCGACGACCACCACCACGATCTCGACCAGCTACACGATCGCCGGCGGTGATGGGAACGGTACAGCAAACAAGCCCGGTGCCGACGAGCACCGTCGCTATTCCAACAGTTGTAACAATATGCTGAACGAAACAGCTTGCGGCAGGCAGGAGACGACCTGTACGGGGCCCCGTGGACAGGAGGTGCACGGCACACAGGCACACAGGGCCCCACAGGTCATTTTGCAGGTCCTCCCTAGCACGCCCACACCACTCGAACACCACAACATGCTCGCATCCGATGTCCACC CAACGTACCTTGATCCAGGGGGATTCGGAGATTCGCGGCAATGTTTGAAAGACGGAGGATCTACGCCACAGACGCCGATCACTGGGAACCACTTGGACGTTCCACGATCAATCGAACCGAATCCGAATCTTCTCAGTCCCGAGATTCTTACACAGAGGAGAG GGAGCAGAAGGCCAAGCATCCTACCTGTGCCAGACATGCTGACGAGCTCCACCCTGCATCTTCCTGGTCAGGAGTCCTTAGACCACGAAGGTGACGAGTCCGAGGATGAAATGGACGACGACGTTCCATGGAGATCGCCCAGCGAAAAGATCGC GATCGTCAAAGGATTTCCACCTGTTTCGCCCTTTATAGGCGTATCCCCGACGTTGTGTTACCTGCTTAAAGAGAAGAAACCTCTCTGCTGCCTGCAACTGGCACAG GTCTGCCAGCACTGCAGCTACAGGAATGCGAAAGAGTACAATTGGCAGAACAAGACCATAATACTGGCTGCTGATTACGCCAGCAATGGGATTTACAACTTCATCATTCCCTTAAGGGCGCACTTCAG ATCAAAAACATCGCTGAATCCAATCATTCTTCTGCTGGAACGGAAGCCGGAAATTGCATTCCTTGACGCGGTGTCTTATTTCCCTCTGGTATATTGGATGCGAGGGTCCATCGACTGTCTGGACGATCTCCTTCGCGCTGGTATCACACTGGCGGAGAATGTGGTGGTCGTGAACAAGGAACTTAGTAATTCCGCGGAGGAGGACACCTTGGCCGACTGCAACACGATCGTCGCGGTGCAGACCATGTTCAA ATTCTTCCCTAGCATAAAGAGCATAACGGAGCTGTCGCAGTCGAGCAACATGCGTTTCATGCAGTTCAGGGCGCACGACAAGTATGCCCTACACCTCAGCAAAATGGAAAAG AGAGAGAAGGAGCGGGGCTCCCACATATCGTACATGTTCCGGTTGCCGTTCGCTGCTGGCAGTGTCTTCAGCGCCTCCATGCTGGACACTCTTCTCTATCAGGCTTTCGTGAAGGACTATATGATAACGTTCGTGAGACTGTTGCTGGGCGTGGATCAGGCGCCAGGCTCCGGTTTCCTGACATCG ATGAAGATAACGAAGGACGACATGTGGATCAGGACCTACGGCAGGCTGTACCAGAAACTCTGCTCGACCACCTGCGAGATCCCTATAGGAATATACAGGACGCAGGACACCACCGTGTCGGACACGTCCCAC GGCGACTCAGACGCGGAGAGCGACGCCGGCGTCGGCGTGACGTACAAGGTGCGTCATTCGGCGGCAGCATCGTGCCTTGCGAATTGCGCCACCCGCGACAAGGGTGCATCAGCT TACTCGGTGAGTCTCGGGGACGAGGCCCGCGACAACCACGCGCAGCAGATCGAGAGGGCCGAGATCGCGAACCTGGTCCGCTCGCGGATGGAGTCGCTGAATCTGCCGGTGGCCGACTACGACGACGTCTCCGAGAAGAGGAACAGCCTATCCTACGTGATCATCAACCCCAGCTGCGACCTGAAGCTCGAGGAGGGCGACATAGTGTACCTGGTGCGGCCGAGCCCGTTCTCAGCCCAGAAGACCTTCGAGCGGCACAATTCGCGGCGCAAGAGCAACATCAGCTTCTGCTCGGCCCAGCTGGTGTCGCAGATGAGCGCGGCGGTGGCCTCGGCGGGCGGAGCAGGCAGCCGTCGGGGCTCAGGGATCAGTCTGGCCAGGGCACCCCCGTTGGGCAACACCAAATCCAACTCCCTCTCGTTGCCGGACAGCCCCACGGTGGCTGGCACTGTACGCGGCCGCTCCAACTCCCTCCGCGTGGGCGACGATTTCCTGCTGAGGCGCAGCAACTCGCTCAGGCAAGGCCTGACAACAGGCAGGAGGAAGAGCAGCCTGGAGGACATCGGGCTGGGCGCTCTGTCGCATCCCTCGAATCACAATCCGATCAAGATCGCGCTGAACGGCTCGATCGGCCTGGAGGTGACGCCGCCGGAGGAGGGCTCGCACGCCGGCATCGCCAGCAACACGGGTATCCTGGACGTCGGCCTGCCTTCCATGCCAGAGTTCACCCGCGCCCTGAGCTCGAACCTAGGCCGCGGCTTGGGAGGCTCACTGGGCGGCCTCCACGACTCGCCGAACATGCCGTTCCCCATGGGTTCGCCGTCACAGTTCCCCCAGACCCAGGGCGGCGCGCAGGATCCTCAGCACATACAAGGGACGATCGTATGA